A section of the Metabacillus endolithicus genome encodes:
- a CDS encoding phosphotransferase, with product MSQNENENENEKILAGGNVSSVYRSGNTVRREMKPESTRIHKLLKHLENKGFNYSPKFLGIDGKGRETLSFIEGEAGNYPLKRYMWSDDVLSDIARMLRLYHDSVADFPIEESWQPIDNTPEPLEVMCHNDFAIYNIVFNHKKPVGIIDFDVAAPGPRLWDIAYTLYTCIPLSRVYQAEAGELVHYQTSQHADRIKQRVTLFFESYGEAIEEGYLDMVLLRLEGLCNYMKRKASEGDTVFQKMIDEGHLDHYEKDIEFIRQYGAEWV from the coding sequence ATGAGTCAAAACGAAAACGAAAACGAAAACGAAAAAATCCTAGCCGGAGGAAATGTCTCGAGCGTATACCGTTCCGGAAATACGGTTCGACGTGAGATGAAGCCAGAGAGCACTAGAATTCACAAACTATTAAAGCATTTAGAAAACAAAGGTTTCAATTACTCACCAAAGTTTTTAGGAATTGATGGAAAAGGAAGAGAGACTTTATCATTTATTGAAGGAGAAGCAGGCAATTATCCTTTAAAACGTTATATGTGGTCTGATGATGTACTATCAGATATTGCGAGAATGCTTCGACTTTATCATGATTCCGTTGCTGATTTTCCTATTGAAGAAAGCTGGCAGCCAATAGATAACACACCTGAACCACTTGAGGTCATGTGTCATAATGATTTTGCAATATATAACATTGTTTTCAATCATAAAAAACCAGTTGGTATCATTGACTTTGATGTTGCAGCTCCTGGCCCTAGACTTTGGGATATCGCTTATACACTTTATACTTGTATTCCATTAAGCAGGGTGTATCAAGCTGAAGCAGGAGAGCTAGTTCATTATCAAACGTCACAGCATGCCGATCGGATCAAACAAAGAGTTACATTGTTTTTTGAATCCTACGGTGAAGCTATTGAAGAAGGATATTTAGACATGGTCTTGCTTCGATTAGAGGGATTATGTAACTACATGAAAAGAAAAGCAAGCGAAGGTGACACCGTTTTTCAAAAGATGATTGATGAAGGACATCTAGATCATTATGAAAAGGATATTGAATTTATTCGTCAATATGGGGCGGAATGGGTGTGA
- a CDS encoding MBL fold metallo-hydrolase, whose product MIIEFLGTGGAITIPRPLCNCHVCSEARDKGVPYSRMGPSIFVHGPNLLIDTPEDIYHQINRSTINEINGIIYSHWHPDHVMGRRIIESLSADWINDPPQHKKIDIYLPDQVDKDFKTFLGSGDHLNFFEYQGFADLKRLKDGESFTLNGTKISPFRLAEDYVYALILESENKKVLIAMDELNNWKPYEEVIDLDLAILPVGIFEFHPLTGERLMPEDHPVFKEEATFTETLEIVKILNAKKVLLTHIEEPNGLSFHDFKELEVKLQDSGINVEFAHDTQIIKV is encoded by the coding sequence ATGATAATCGAATTTCTTGGAACTGGTGGTGCAATCACAATACCAAGACCATTATGCAATTGTCATGTTTGTTCAGAAGCTAGAGATAAAGGAGTGCCTTATAGCAGGATGGGGCCGAGTATATTTGTTCATGGTCCTAATCTATTAATTGATACTCCTGAAGATATTTATCATCAAATAAATCGCTCAACAATCAATGAAATTAATGGAATTATTTATTCACATTGGCATCCAGATCACGTAATGGGAAGGAGAATTATTGAATCCTTGAGTGCAGATTGGATAAATGATCCTCCTCAGCATAAAAAAATTGATATCTACCTTCCAGATCAGGTGGATAAAGATTTCAAAACATTTCTTGGTAGTGGAGACCATTTAAACTTCTTTGAATATCAAGGATTTGCGGATTTAAAGAGATTAAAAGATGGTGAAAGTTTTACGCTAAATGGGACAAAAATTTCTCCATTTCGTTTGGCAGAAGATTATGTATATGCGCTTATCCTTGAAAGTGAAAATAAAAAAGTCCTTATTGCTATGGATGAATTAAATAATTGGAAACCATATGAAGAGGTAATAGACCTTGATCTTGCCATTTTACCAGTGGGGATATTTGAATTTCATCCGTTAACTGGTGAAAGGCTAATGCCTGAGGATCATCCTGTTTTTAAGGAAGAAGCAACTTTTACAGAGACGTTAGAAATAGTTAAGATTCTTAATGCGAAAAAGGTGTTATTAACACATATTGAGGAGCCTAATGGATTAAGTTTTCATGATTTTAAAGAATTAGAAGTGAAATTACAAGATTCTGGTATAAATGTTGAGTTTGCACATGATACTCAAATAATTAAAGTATAG
- a CDS encoding dienelactone hydrolase family protein, whose protein sequence is MIVKHKHSKSVMIVIHEIYGINDHIKGVCESFFQHGYDVICPNLIEQEKPFTYLEEKYCLSSFYKQHWL, encoded by the coding sequence GTGATCGTAAAGCATAAACATTCAAAATCAGTTATGATCGTTATTCATGAAATTTATGGGATAAATGACCATATAAAGGGAGTATGTGAATCCTTCTTTCAGCATGGGTATGATGTGATTTGTCCTAATTTAATCGAACAAGAGAAGCCTTTTACATATTTGGAAGAAAAATATTGCTTATCGTCATTTTATAAACAACATTGGCTTTGA
- a CDS encoding dienelactone hydrolase family protein: MIHSLLSEVKDNYSKVFIVGFSVGATIAWLCSNHESINGVVGYYGSRIRDYLDLVPPCPTLLFFPQEEKSFDVDSLITILEGKSINTYKFNGLHGFSNPFSSNYHLESSRKAYAIMNEFLKNH; encoded by the coding sequence ATGATACATTCTTTACTCTCGGAAGTTAAGGACAATTATTCAAAAGTTTTCATTGTCGGTTTTAGCGTTGGAGCAACTATTGCATGGTTGTGCAGTAATCATGAATCTATTAACGGAGTTGTTGGATATTATGGTTCGCGTATTAGAGACTACTTAGACCTTGTGCCGCCTTGTCCTACATTATTATTTTTCCCTCAAGAAGAGAAATCATTTGATGTGGATTCATTGATAACAATATTAGAAGGAAAGAGTATAAACACATATAAGTTTAATGGTTTACATGGATTTAGCAACCCGTTTTCATCAAATTACCATTTGGAATCCTCAAGAAAAGCGTATGCTATCATGAATGAATTTCTGAAAAATCATTAG
- a CDS encoding CBO0543 family protein has protein sequence MSRISEFDKIVNERKHSIELLNSYWAEYSGPSSWQFWLLLVLFILPLVVTYFKIDRNKAFEIGFYGYSIHILISLGDLLGINMGFWNYPYQIIPSLPSLSIDTSLVPVCYMFVYQLTLKNRTKFYLYSVLVSGLFAFVIKPIMVQTGFFRMYQNVNFIHLFLLYLLLFLAARFISYIFKRLNKGTSK, from the coding sequence ATGAGTAGAATTAGCGAATTTGACAAAATCGTAAATGAACGAAAACACAGTATTGAACTTCTTAATAGCTATTGGGCAGAATACTCTGGACCATCTTCATGGCAATTTTGGTTGCTATTAGTGTTATTTATCCTTCCTTTAGTAGTAACATACTTTAAAATTGACCGGAATAAAGCGTTTGAGATCGGCTTTTACGGCTACAGTATTCACATTCTCATTAGTCTGGGTGATTTACTTGGAATTAATATGGGTTTTTGGAATTATCCTTATCAAATCATACCATCCTTACCAAGTCTTTCAATCGATACCTCTTTAGTGCCGGTTTGTTACATGTTCGTCTATCAATTAACATTGAAAAATAGAACTAAATTCTATCTATACTCTGTTTTAGTTTCAGGACTATTTGCTTTTGTAATTAAGCCTATAATGGTGCAAACAGGATTTTTTAGAATGTATCAAAACGTGAATTTCATTCACTTATTTCTTTTGTACTTATTGCTATTTCTAGCGGCGAGATTTATTTCCTATATTTTTAAGAGATTAAATAAGGGGACCTCTAAATAA